A genomic region of Streptomyces diastaticus subsp. diastaticus contains the following coding sequences:
- a CDS encoding GNAT family N-acetyltransferase, which translates to MELREGDVLLRPIRRRDQRAWREINRRNRDWLRPWEATIPPPTPFGPVIHRPTYRQMVRHLHKEAGAGRMMPFVIEYRGRLVGQLTVAGITWGSMCSAHIGYWVDQDVAGRGVMPTAVAAAVDHCFRGVGLHRIEVCIRPENGPSRRVVEKLGFREEGLRPRYLHIDGAWRDHLVFALTAEEVPDGVLRRWRRARPHPTA; encoded by the coding sequence GTGGAACTGCGCGAGGGCGACGTGCTGCTCCGGCCGATCCGCAGGCGCGACCAGCGGGCCTGGCGCGAGATCAACCGCCGCAACCGCGACTGGCTGCGCCCCTGGGAAGCCACCATCCCGCCGCCCACCCCCTTCGGCCCCGTCATCCACCGCCCGACCTACCGTCAGATGGTCCGCCATCTGCACAAGGAGGCCGGGGCGGGCCGCATGATGCCCTTCGTCATCGAGTACCGGGGCCGCCTCGTCGGTCAGCTGACCGTCGCCGGGATCACCTGGGGTTCGATGTGCTCCGCCCACATCGGCTACTGGGTGGACCAGGACGTCGCCGGGCGCGGCGTGATGCCGACCGCCGTCGCAGCCGCCGTCGACCACTGCTTCCGGGGCGTCGGACTGCACCGGATCGAGGTCTGCATCCGCCCCGAGAACGGGCCGAGCCGCCGTGTCGTCGAGAAACTCGGATTCCGCGAGGAAGGGCTGCGCCCCCGCTATCTGCATATCGACGGAGCCTGGCGCGACCACCTGGTATTCGCACTCACGGCGGAGGAAGTACCCGACGGTGTCCTGCGCCGCTGGCGCCGCGCCCGGCCCCACCCCACGGCCTGA
- a CDS encoding MogA/MoaB family molybdenum cofactor biosynthesis protein, giving the protein MSAAPSTPRALVVTASNRAAAGVYEDRGGPLITEALTGLGFAVEGPRVVPDGDPVAEALSAAVTEGYDVVVTTGGTGLSPTDRTPEATRPLLDREIPGIAEAIRAEGLPEVPTAALSRGLAGLAGRTLIVNLPGSTGGVRDGLAVLGRLLPHAVDQIRGGDHPAGPPAPGSAR; this is encoded by the coding sequence GTGAGCGCCGCGCCGTCGACGCCTCGCGCCCTCGTCGTCACCGCCTCCAACCGCGCCGCCGCCGGGGTCTACGAGGACCGCGGCGGGCCGCTCATCACCGAGGCCCTCACCGGCCTCGGCTTCGCCGTCGAGGGCCCGCGCGTCGTCCCCGACGGCGACCCGGTCGCCGAGGCCCTGAGCGCCGCGGTCACCGAGGGCTACGACGTGGTCGTCACCACCGGCGGTACGGGGCTGAGCCCCACCGACCGCACGCCCGAGGCGACCCGTCCCCTGCTGGACCGCGAGATCCCCGGCATCGCCGAGGCCATCCGGGCCGAGGGCCTGCCCGAGGTGCCGACCGCCGCCCTCTCCCGGGGCCTCGCCGGGCTCGCCGGACGCACCCTCATCGTCAATCTTCCCGGCTCCACCGGTGGCGTCCGCGACGGCCTCGCCGTGCTGGGCCGCCTCCTGCCGCACGCCGTGGACCAGATCCGGGGCGGCGACCACCCCGCCGGCCCGCCCGCCCCGGGGAGCGCCCGCTGA